In Passer domesticus isolate bPasDom1 chromosome 12, bPasDom1.hap1, whole genome shotgun sequence, the following proteins share a genomic window:
- the TMEM231 gene encoding transmembrane protein 231 — protein MAGVELFSHPALYTRYRAGFCSAAALALLLITALTYVPPLLVAYRSHGFWLKQSAYLEQPTVRFRYEALFVATMGSGPGSFLAWSTFPAFNRLQEDRLRVPLLSTREEDKNQDGRMDQLHFKLELPLQPTEHVVGVQLILLFSYQLYRMSTFVMQSMAFLQFFSPVPGSQLYVNGDLKLNQRQLLNHCGLDTRYNVSVVNGTSPFASDYDLANIMAAYWDRNVTTVFSDPSPVWMTGRATDTPFIINATIHYPVEVILYQPGFWEIIKFAWIQYVSILLIFLWVFGRIKTFLFQNQVLTTIPVSPVLPVSPVLSYKQHQS, from the exons ATGGCTGGCGTGGAGCTGTTCTCGCATCCCGCGCTGTACACGCGCTACCGGGCTGGGTTCTGCTCCGCCGCTGCGCTGGCGCTGTTGCTCATCACGGCGCTCACCTATGTGCCGCCGCTGCTGGTGGCCTATAGGAGCCACG GTTTCTGGCTGAAGCAGAGCGCGTACCTGGAGCAGCCCACTGTTCGTTTCCGATACGAGGCTCTCTTCGTCGCCACTATGGGTTCCGGACCGGGCAGCTTCTTGGCGTGGAGCACATTCCCAGCGTTCAACAGGCTCCAGGAGGACCGGCTCCGAGTCCCGCTTCTGTCG aCTAGAGAAGAAGACAAAAATCAAGATGGCAGAATGGATCAGCTGCATTTTAAACTGGAACTTCCATTACAACCAACAGAGCATGTAGTTGGTGTTCAGCTGATTCTACTCTTTTCCTACCAGCTTTAT AGAATGTCAACATTTGTGATGCAGAGCATggcttttcttcagtttttttctcctgtgccagggtctcagcTCTATGTGAATGGAGACTTGAAATTAAACCAGAGGCAATTACTTAACCACTGTGGACTGGATACCAGATACAAT GTGTCTGTGGTCAATGGCACAAGTCCTTTTGCAAGTGACTATGATCTAGCAAACATCATGGCAGCATATTGGGATAGAAATG TGACAACAGTATTTTCAGATCCCAGCCCTGTTTGGATGACTGGAAGAGCAACAGATACACCATTTATCATTAATGCCACCATTCATTATCCAGTGGAAGTTATCTTATATC AGCCAGGATTCTGGGAAATTATTAAATTTGCCTGGATCCAGTATGTCAGCATCCTCCTTATCTTTCTTTGGGTGTTCGGTAGGATTAAGACATTTTTGTTCCAGAATCAGGTGTTGACTACAATTCCAGTATCACCAGTTCTGCCTGTATCTCCAGTACTATCCTACAAACAGCACCAGTCCTGA
- the GABARAPL2 gene encoding gamma-aminobutyric acid receptor-associated protein-like 2 yields the protein MKWMFKEDHALEHRCVESAKIRAKYPDRVPVIVEKVSGSQIVDIDKRKYLVPSDITVAQFMWIIRKRIQLPSEKAIFLFVDKTVPQSSLTMGQLYEKEKDEDGFLYVAYSGENTFGF from the exons ATGAAGTGGATGTTCAAGGAGGACCACGCGCTGG AGCACAGATGTGTCGAGTCCGCAAAAATCCGAGCCAAATACCCCGACCGTGTCCCG GTCATAGTGGAGAAGGTCTCAGGATCTCAGATTGTTGATATTGACAAGAGGAAGTACTTAGTTCCATCTGACATCACCGTGGCCCAGTTCATGTGGATCATCAGGAAGAGGATTCAACTGCCATCTGAGAAGGCAATATTCCTCTTTGTAGACAAGACTGTCCCACAATCCAG cTTAACTATGGGACAACTTTATgagaaggaaaaggatgagGATGGATTCTTGTATGTTGCCTACAGTGGAGAGAACACATTTGGTTTCTGA